The genomic window TTTATAGAACAATTCAGGAGCCATGTAACCCAAAGTTCCTCTGGCCGCAGTTAACGGAACAATGCTATCGTTCACAGGATATAGCTTTGCAAGTCCAAAATCCGAAACCTTCGGAACAAAATCTTCATCTAGAAGGATATTATGAGGTTTGATATCAAAATGAAGAATTTGCATATCACAACCTTGATGTAGATACGATATCCCACGAGCTATTCCAAGAGATATTTCATATACTTTCTCATAACTCAAAGGGACAACTCCTTCTTTAGGGAAAATGTATTTATCCAACGATCCATTCGGCATGAATTCATAAACCAACgcactcttttttccttcaacACAATATCCAACCAAACGAACTACATTAACATGATGTATTCTTCCAATGGTCGCAACTTCATTAATAAAATCTTGTCCATTATTAACATTTGTTTTTGTCAACATCTTTATTGCGACATCCGGTCCACTTCTTAGCTTTCCTTTGTACACAGCACCGAAACCACCTTGACCTAATTTCACTCTGAAACCTCCGGTCATCTTCTTGATTTCTTTGTACTCATACCTAATTGGATTTAGATTGCTCTCAAGCAAAAAGTTTTCAATGTTATCATACATTGATACATGTCTTCTTCTCCATTTATAGATAAATAGCACAAGTAGAActgtaactccaaatataaATCTAGCTGCTACGAATATCGGTATAACTTTTCTTCCTATGAATATTCCTCCATCAAAATATTCTAGTCCAACTGGATTGTCCAATTGTCTTGTGCTAAATGTGATTCTACTTCCAAGTCCTGCAATGGTATTTCATAAGAATTAGGAGAAGTTGCATGTTTCAGTATAATTTAACTTTGTTCAAATATAGAATATGAAAACAAATTCTTATGTATACAATTTGAGATGTATAACAAAATAAGTAGAAAGTTCTTACCAATAAAAATGCCTCTAAGATAAGCTGCAAAACACAGGAAAAAATGCAACTTAGTAAATCGAAGATATTATACATATAACTCCAATATAAGATCAATTAAAGAAGGGTCTCAATATTTCCAAGaaagaataaagaagaaattTAATCCTTACCGCGGATATAACCAAATATCTGCTGTTGAAGTTCTGAAATAGCacaaaacaataatattgtTAGCTTATTAAAAGACTTGCATGGAGCAACAATTAAACAttgatttttataagtaaattatGACTGTTTAAAGGAAATTCACTCATAATCTGAGGTTGCCATATACTATAGTCTAAATTTTCATATAGGACTAAATTAGACCTGTTCTGGAACCATTTTTCTCACAACTTATAATGTTGTTTGCTAGTAATTTATAGCGCTTTTCAATAAGCTATTTTAAGTAATGtttgaacttatagcttattattttttctgCCAAATTTACTCTTTCTATCTTAATTGGAAAATagtaaatatatatgtttttatgtcatttcatattttatcaGTTAGTTAAACCGTTAGTTTTATCAAACATTACAAGTTCAATCGGTCAGCTTATGTATGAACTAGCTTATCCGTTAGCTATAATTCATTCCCTATCAACAAACTTGTTATTTATCAACTATTCACTATTTTTTCCAAACATGATACACTAACAGCTAGTAACATTTTGCGAAAACTCAAACGACAGAATctaaacatgaagaaaaaagaCAGAGAAGGTGGCATATGCCAATGATACATACCACACTTATTGGTTGTTTGGTAAGCATAATGACAGAATCGCTTCCCACATTTAACTTGTCCACTTTTTTCATCAACAACCTCACAAATTGTCCCTTTACCACATCGACTTTCACAAACCGCGGGTAACCAAGAAACCTCAAATCCATCGACAATCAACCCATGAATCTCATCATAAGAAACATTCCCCTTCCTAATGTCCTCAAACCATTCCTTAGTCAACGTAGCCACCATAAACTCACACCCAATCTTAATATCCTCAAAACTATACTCAGACAATGATTGTTCCAAAACAGCATACACATGACCAATTCCTCGTATGCTACAATGACTTGTGTCCACGGTAACATACCGTGGATCTTTAACTGGATTAGAACAATTGAAATATGCGACTCTTGGTGGACTTAGATCCAAAAGGAACGGTTCAGATCCAAAATCCTGTTCACCATAAAGAATATTATGGAAACTACGGTCGTATAGAAAGTACCGTGGTATGGAAGAGCAATTAGTATCTTCCACTGCACCGGCGTCGCTTAATGAAATTGTATATCTCTTGTAATCGATGTGTTGTACGTAGTATTTCCCCGAGAACATAGTTAATGATGCACCGAATTCGTTGCAATCTAATTCGTACCTTGAGTCGCCACActggtttggatcggttttgagacGAAATGGATATGTTATGTTGTGAATTCTGCCACATGATGAAGTTGGACATGGTTGGTGATGTTTAGCTAGAGAATTTTGATGGAAAAGGAGAAGAGTTGTAGTAAATATTGATACTAGTGTTTGTAAATATGATGAACAAGAAAATTGAGCTTGTTTTTTCATCATTCAAAAGTTTTCAAGAGGGTCTGAAAATTACTAAATGAACCCCTCATGAGCAAATATTGTGATTGgtttgtttttttgaattttataaacacTCAATCATTTATCAATAGGTTGCCACTATAGCTAGCTGTCTTTGCTTTTTTGCTTTCACATTGTtgactatttttatttcttctttcttttctaccATATCGATATTAAATTTTGCTAGTTGCAATATAATACTGTCTTTTTAGGCACAACAATAAGAAGTCATCAATTGCATGCATAAAAACATGTCTAAATTAAATGTTCATTGATCATGACTCTAAAATCTCAGTTTCGTGAATTGACTATgtgctctgttttttttttattattttaattaatagaaTATTTTAGTGATAAATGATCTTTCAGTTTTGACGAGATTACATGAACTATCTCTACCCTACTAACAGAGATATACTTGGTAACTCTGTCTCTAtgttaacaataataattttgtgGTTTTTTCTACACCACCTCTTgataatttaaaaatgtttattcCATTACTCCCTATTATTATCTCATTACACTAATCAAAACTCGTATGTATTAGGATTGTGCAATTTTAGTTCTAACATTGCGAATATTAATGTTGTTATCAACtagtaaattagaaaaaaatatttgtttaaataatattaatgatgTGTGACATGAAATACATCTGAGATATGCATTTGCAGATATTGATGAATGTAAGACATCTAAGCATACATGTTTAGATAAAAATCATTGTCGCAATACCGATGGGTCTTACAAATGTTTCTGTCCTGAGGGTCAAATTGGAAAAGGAACAAAAGAAGGAGGGTGTCGTGGACAAAATGAACTTGCAAAGGTCTCTATTGGTAAGCAACTAAGAATGCTtccatttaattattttcctcCAAATTATAACtataaaaaacagaacaaataaTTCTAGAATTGCTTTCAACCTAGCACCTGCGCTTTAGATTGAAGTTGAATTTGGTGCCCAAACCATGAAGGGATATGACACTTACATGATACCAACATGTGTTACGTGGCTATTCAATTAATATTGTTctgtttcaaattattattatgttcAACATTTGTGTTTATGTCAATTCTTCATTACCTTTAACAATTTTTGATTGCAGGAGCAAGTGTAGGTTTTATTATTCTATTTGTGGGGAGTTCAGCATTGTACTTTATATTATCAGACAAGAAAACTCAAAAAGTTAAAAGAGAAATTCTTTCAACAAAACGGTGGTTTTATCTTGTTAAGCCAACTCTCTAAAAGAGAAGACGCGTCAAGAACTGCTCAAATATTCAAAGAAGAGGAACTTAAGAAGGCCACCCAAAACTAGGACGAAAATTTAATCATCGGTAGAGGAGGTTTTGGTAGTCTTCAAAGGAATTTTACCCGACAACAAAATCGTCGCTGTCAAAAAGTCCAAAATAATTGACCAAAATCAAATCGAGCAATTCATAAATGAAGTAGTTGTTTTGTCCCAAATAAATCATAGGAATGTTGTCAAACTCTTAGGATGTTGTTTGGAAACACAAGTTCCTTTACTAGTTTATGAATTTGTTAGCAACGGTACCCTTTTCGATTTCATGCACAATATAGATAATGCTAATAATGTAACATGGAAAACATGTTTAAGGATAGCATCAGAGACAGCCGGAGCTTTATCGTATCTACATTCAGCTGCATCAATACCTATTATCCATAGAGATGTAAAAAGTACCAACATTCTCTTAGATGAAAATTACACTGCAAAAGTGTCCGATTTTGGAGCTTCAAGATTGGTTCCACTTGATCATACGAAGATAGCCACAGTGGTACAAGGAACTCTTGGATATTTAGATCCAGAGTATATGCAAACACATCAATTAACTGATAAAAGTGATGTTTATAGTTTTGGCGTAGTTCTTGCAGAGCTATTAACAGGAGAGAAACCTATTTCCGTTTATAGGCCAGAAGAAAAACGAAACCTTTCTATTCACTTCTTATCTTGTTTAAGAGAGAATCGCGTGTTTGAAGTTCATCGAGTTGGTATCTTAAATGATGATAACAAGGATGAGATTAAAGAGGTTGCTATTCTTGCAGCAAACTGCTTGAGACTTAAAGGAGAGGAAAGACCTAGCATGAAGGAAGTGGCTATGGAGTTGGAAGGTATGAGACTAGGGGAAAAACATCCTTGGACTAGATCAGAGGTAAATGTTAAGAGTATAAAtagttagttaatcaactagagttagttgatagaTTACCAAGTTGGTTAGGAgattagaaagttagttagggagttagttactccaaataggttctataaataagctactccattgtacattttaatcattcttttatcaatctatattcattcaatatgaatttctatgagtatcttcctcatgaatactcttatgcactctatcttgccgacatctatgatctttatcccttcgattccatgattcataacatggtatcagagcgatacccgagggatgaagatgaagattgcgcTTCCGCTCACGGTTCTGAAAATTGTGAAGAAGATCAAGTTCAAGAAGCTGGTTCAAGCTCTGCTGTTTCAATCCATATTCAAGATTCTTCAAGTGATTCAATTTCAGAGGCAGTAGGGGAGATTTCACAATCATCTACCTCTGTTCTTGAATCAATTACAGCAAATGATTCCTgcaatttcaattttggtaatTTTCATTCTGAAAATGTTCAGATCAGATCAATTGAGATTGTGAAACCAGAGATCAAAAGCTGCACTGTCAAGATTGGGCAAATTGAATGTTTCTTGAACAAATCCACACTAGCAGAACATCATGATTCTGTGATCTCACAATCCACCGTTCACGCGTTTTCTTCTCCGATCAAAGTCGAGCGTCAACATGAAGGCAACGTACAAGCGAGATCAAGATCAAAATAGCAAGAAAGGTGAGACGCTTTCTGATTTGCTACTGCCGCCGGCGAGCATCGTTTTCTTTTCTCACCATCTTGGTCTATGCATCATAGTTTTTGATCCCGACGGAACAAATTCGTTTCGATTCTCTCTGTTTACATCGAATGTATTTTTCGTTGCAATGATGTTATCGCTGTGCTATCATTCTTTAAAATCATCGCACTTTGTTTTTGATCCTGGAGGCAACGTTCTTTCAGTTTTCGTATGGTATCATTATGCTTCTTGTTACTGTTGCTTTGTTCTTAGAGTTTAGAAGATTGAACATGGAAATTGGAATGATAACGTGTCCTTTGCATCTTGGCTTGAGTCTGGCTGTTCAcaattttgaattgagttatgtgaACTACACTCATCTCATTGTGCTTTGGTATTTGGAAGTTGCTTGGATTTGAAGCTCATATATTGGAGTTCTTTTGATTCTTGGTCCATTGCAATATCTTCAATGCTGATTGATATAGGTGAGCTTTGATTTAGATGTAAACATGATGGTAGTGTTTGAAAGGTGTTTGTAATTGTCTGTATTGAAGCATAATTCCAAAACATTACATGGTTGTCGTAGCTTACTAGTAGCATTCTACACTTCACTATGGAGTTTGGACCCTTGCTTACAATTTCTGCTTCAAGACAATGGGCTGAATGTATGATTGGTTCAGATTAAATTTGGTGCAAGTTTGTTCAGTTTATCAACAAAATACAAAGAAATTCATTTGGCTCAGTGGAGTATTGTTTTATCTTTACACTATGATTCAGAAAGGATGTGAAGCAGCTGGATCCACTCTCTTCTTATTTGATGTTGATTCCTACTTTTATTACAACATATGCATTCTTAGTTCTGTTAGGTGCTGAGATTTGTTACCAGAGATGGAAATTGTGTTAGGATTAAGAtcatgttctagtggaagattTGGTCCGGCACTTCCCTTGTTTGAGTTTCACATGCACACATTGGCTGCATTGTATTTGATTCATCTGGACACCaaaattttgtgattttgtaattcaaactcaaattggtaAATTTTCCAATGTTGATTTTAAGGGAGGCTGTTAAGAGTATAGAtagttagttaatcaactagagttagttgatagaTTACCAAGTTGGTTAGGAtattagaaagttagttagggagttagttactccaaataggttctataaataagctactccattgtacattttaatcattcttttatcaatctatattcattcaatatgaatttctatgagtatcttcctcatgaatactcttatgcactctatcttgccgacatctatgatctttatcccttcgattccaTGATTCATAACAATAAATCTAGAGGAAACTGAATCCTTACTTCAAGAAACATCATTAAACACTAATTATGAAACTGGTGATAGCAGCAATCATGGATATATAGTGGGTATGTATGACAGCTTGAAAGTTCATGTACCAATGTCCTTGAATGATGGAAGATGATTATGAGTGGCAATGTGACATGTTGAATCTAtcactttaattttgttttatattagATTGTGTATTATGTATGTATGGATGATCCAATAAGTTCTGTAAATAGACTTTGTATAATATATGAATAATCCAATAAAATTTGTATATAGTGTTTGTTCATATTATTAGTTCTAATTTTGTtgctgtttttatttttatattttcttactgattttgttaatatttcaATTCCACATGTTTGCAATGCGGAGTTTGTCTTTCTATCAGGCTTCCGCCCTCTTGTCATATAAAAATGGGAATACTTTATAAATCCTATAGGCTATATGCCTGCTAAGATACGACTATATATATACTTGTCTTTTATCTTAAAAGATTTTCCCAAATAATTGTCTGCAATTAAAAATGATGCCTCCGATATAGACTAAACTACaaacttgtaattttttaatattgtaaTTGCAAGTAAAAAATTACTTTTCAAAGAGttgtttaaaaatattccaCCTCAATAAAGTATAATAAGATTTCAAATAAGAccgaacaaaaaaaaatccaaataagatttcaaaataggaaaatgctTATAATCACGAAATATGAATTCACGAAAACCAAGAATAGCATTGCCATCACCATGTTTTCTGTAAAACAACATtattatagtatttatttttatttttaaaagaaaaaaatctgtAACTCTAACACATGTTCGTGGAATTCGCTAAGTTGCCTTTCGTGATGTATAGCATCACTGTTCAAAATATTCCATTAGAGTATTTTTTAGGTGACCTCTTTAGGATACCAACATAGTTGCTTAGTTTGTCACCTTCGTATCCTTTAGgcgttaaaaaaaaagatttcaaaTAAAATCGAACAACTTAATTTGGCATATAATTTTCAGTCGTTGTCTCTAATTAGTTTGCTTGCTACAAGTTGCTCTTGATTCATGGAGAGGCTTAATTACCGTATTTAAGATATTCATATTTAAGGTGTGTTACGTTATACttcctctgtcccaaaatataaagaaaaatcagtcaacaaaagttgatgtatttagtccaaatttttaaccaaatacatcaactttatttaaccaatttttccttatattttgggacggaaggagtaagtatttaatattatttttcaaacacGTATTTCAAGGGTAAAGAAACGCAGAATCTCGTATTCGAACtcaaaccaataaaaataatgtgtCTTGCAACTACCAAATAAGCAACACTAGGATAATTCTACAAAACTTAACTATAGCAGCCAAAAAGTCACAAATTGTGGTTTTGGGGGCTAATTACCTAAAGAGTAATTCTACTTATGTGATTAATTtctaacataattatttttcaaataaacaTGTGAGGATACCAGTTCAATCTTCATCCCAAGTCAACAAAACTTAATAAGCAGCCCAAGTAAGGGaaagtcataaaaaaaaaccataatataaattttacaaatcACATATATAATGAAACCCTCTTCTTCCCTTTTGCTACAAAATAACTAGTcaattgaaacaaacaaaacacaatGCAACCGAACACAAAGCTAACACAACTATGCCAAATCTTAATGGTAACAATAGTATTTGCATCAAATGAATCATTTTGTACATCCCTACCCGGCTGCAAATCCACATGTGGAGATGTCGAAGTTCCATATCCATTTGGTATATCGAATTCATCAATACCAAATCAAGGACCTTGTTTCATAGAGTCGAATGAATCCAAATTTAATCTCACATGTGAAAATGACACAAAATTATTCTTGTGGAATTTACCAGTTTCGAACATAAGCTTCCTCGAAGGACAAATTGAAATTTCGACTTTGGTCTCCATATATTGTGATAGCAATCATTACAATCATCCCTATCTAAATATTCCTGATGGGTTCGTCATATCACCCAAAGAAAACAAGTTCATAACAGTTGGTTGTGATAATTACGGTTATCTCAACAGTGTTGACAACAACGAAATATATTCGACCGGTTGCTTAACAAGATGTCATGGTAATCGAAACAGAATTCAAAACGGAACATGTTCCGGTATTGGTTGTTGTCAAGCTGATATTCCACCTATGATGAGGAATATAACTATAGAAGCTTTTCGTTTTGAAAATTCCACGGAAACTGTCGGGTGTGGCAATTCATTTATTGTTAAAGATGGATCGtataattttttagtttctCATTTGGATTATTTTCCTTATGCGAGGCTTCCAATGATTATTGATTGGAGTGTTGGAAGTAAAAATTGTAAGGCTTCAAAGGGTGAAGATGATTATGCTTGCAAAAAGAATAGTGATTGCTTTGATGAggaaattgattttggttaccAATGTAAATGTAACAAAGGTTATGACGGAAACCCTTATCATCCAGATGGCTGCAAAGGTAATTtaattcatcatcttcttcttacTTAAAAGAAGAAATCCATCTTTTATATCTCAATAGGAGAACTACCTTGTGTGTCTAACAATTTTATATCTCGTTTatctaactttattttttttactacagTTGGATTTATTGAAACCGACCGaactcttttaatttaattttgtaatttcgCGTTCATTGTTTATGCTTCAATTATTTGTTGAAAAATCTTAACCATTAAATGAATCTAAATTATTTCATGAAATTAAATCTTCACCGTTGGATATTAAACACTAtagtttattgaaaaaatttaattcattACTTCTCACttaagaaaagaaatgaaaatgttGGAAAAACTAAAGATTGTTATAAAAATCTATTTAACATAATTGCCAcacattaaatatatattttttcctttaaaatGACTTACTTTTTACACAGACATCGACGAATGCAAG from Trifolium pratense cultivar HEN17-A07 linkage group LG1, ARS_RC_1.1, whole genome shotgun sequence includes these protein-coding regions:
- the LOC123910353 gene encoding LEAF RUST 10 DISEASE-RESISTANCE LOCUS RECEPTOR-LIKE PROTEIN KINASE-like 2.1; translated protein: MMKKQAQFSCSSYLQTLVSIFTTTLLLFHQNSLAKHHQPCPTSSCGRIHNITYPFRLKTDPNQCGDSRYELDCNEFGASLTMFSGKYYVQHIDYKRYTISLSDAGAVEDTNCSSIPRYFLYDRSFHNILYGEQDFGSEPFLLDLSPPRVAYFNCSNPVKDPRYVTVDTSHCSIRGIGHVYAVLEQSLSEYSFEDIKIGCEFMVATLTKEWFEDIRKGNVSYDEIHGLIVDGFEVSWLPAVCESRCGKGTICEVVDEKSGQVKCGKRFCHYAYQTTNKCELQQQIFGYIRAYLRGIFIGLGSRITFSTRQLDNPVGLEYFDGGIFIGRKVIPIFVAARFIFGVTVLLVLFIYKWRRRHVSMYDNIENFLLESNLNPIRYEYKEIKKMTGGFRVKLGQGGFGAVYKGKLRSGPDVAIKMLTKTNVNNGQDFINEVATIGRIHHVNVVRLVGYCVEGKKSALVYEFMPNGSLDKYIFPKEGVVPLSYEKVYEISLGIARGISYLHQGCDMQILHFDIKPHNILLDEDFVPKVSDFGLAKLYPVNDSIVPLTAARGTLGYMAPELFYKNIGGVSYKADVYSFGMLLMEMAGKRKNMNPNAEHSSQHYFPFWIYDQFKEEKDIEIMEDVSEEGMTIAKKMFMVALWCIQLKPSGRPSMNKVVEMLEGKTESTELPPRPSFYPNENYKHHEEIDSDQSSWGDSTSIGQASTNYSLDSSS